One window of the Magnolia sinica isolate HGM2019 chromosome 19, MsV1, whole genome shotgun sequence genome contains the following:
- the LOC131235146 gene encoding DNA polymerase II subunit B4 — translation MAKPAAEVEELPRSIVRRVVKDKLSRCSDEDISVQKDALLAFSESARIFIHYLSATANDICKESKRQTINADDVLKALEEIEFPEFIDPLRASLDEFRQKTAAKRLGAKAKEADRKRKMKEDPSESNGADVGNAEEGNENDDDA, via the exons atggcgaaGCCAGCAGCTGAGGTGGAGGAGCTGCCCCGTTCTATCGTGCGCCGGGTGGTGAAGGATAAGCTATCCCGATGCTCCGACGAAGATATCTCTGTCCAGAAGGACGCTCTCCTCGCCTTCTCCGAGAGCGCCCGCATCTTCATCCACTACCTCTCCGCCAC GGCAAATGACATATGTAAGGAATCTAAGAGACAAACAATCAATGCTGATGATGTTCTCAAAGCACTAGAGGAAATTGAATTTCCTGAGTTCATTGACCCTCTTAGGGCTTCTTTGGATG AATTTAGGCAAAAGACTGCCGCAAAGAGGTTGGGGGCAAAAGCAAAAGAAGCAGATAGGAAAAGGAAAATGAAGGAAGATCCTTCAGAGTCAAATGGAGCAGACGTTGGGAATGCAGAAGAAGGcaatgaaaatgatgatgatgcatgA